The sequence below is a genomic window from Phormidium ambiguum IAM M-71.
CACACAAATATGTACCCAAATTTATAGCGGTGATTACTTTAAATCTGTTACACCCTAGCCAGTCTACCCCGGTTCAAAGTTGGACTTTCGATGCTGACTCTGTAATCAAGATTGGTCGTTCTAAAGAGAATGATGTAGTGATTCTTAGCTCTGTTGTTTCTCGGAAACATATTGAGCTAGTGTTTAATGGTTCGGAATGGGAAATTGTTAGTTTAGGTTCTAATGGAACTTATGTAAACGATCGCCCAGTGAAGAAGATTAAAGTGAATGATGGAATGATTGTGCGTTTGGGAAATTCCGGCCCAAAGATTCAAATTTTGTTAGAAGTTGGAGATCCTGAGAAAGTTAGTAAAAAATCGGAATCTAAGCGATCGTCTGAGCATGATTCGGATTCATCAAAAGATAAAATGACCTACTTAACTATTCCCCCCGAATAATTGTGGAGTAAAGTTTTTTCATCACGAAGGCTGCATTCACAAGTTCTCTGAAAATGTAGCATCACTGCTGAAGAAAGACCAGCCCATAAAGGTGTATCTACGTTAGCTTTTCTTAATGCTTCAGCTACCCAATTATTACAAGTTTTTAGTATTGAGTAATTACCATTCGCTGCATAAAATCCACTGTTAGATGAGTGACCATTA
It includes:
- a CDS encoding FHA domain-containing protein, which codes for MITLNLLHPSQSTPVQSWTFDADSVIKIGRSKENDVVILSSVVSRKHIELVFNGSEWEIVSLGSNGTYVNDRPVKKIKVNDGMIVRLGNSGPKIQILLEVGDPEKVSKKSESKRSSEHDSDSSKDKMTYLTIPPE